The following coding sequences are from one Megalopta genalis isolate 19385.01 chromosome 19, iyMegGena1_principal, whole genome shotgun sequence window:
- the LOC143260797 gene encoding vascular endothelial growth factor receptor 1-like — MAPDQEAYYIVHFQELAGNILPDPTIVNKTLLHVIKDETLYLKCIITTSRDQDYYDASWIPKQLSDRVTTWNDSRIIENYMVEKMVLLKVTNVTYKDEGIYKCRVDKFMYEKISQTYVQVHDGLLYAFIRLTTRDPNRYYTRHIGDEVEWVVDVDAYPLPEFKWLNTHGDEITTSLLTSEESKFSIDNACCKPIFRINNLDLNDMGIYSIQARNQFKMEALNFTLDIIAGPKVYMSKPSLYYFPNQVAKVECHVEAFPKPNITWSYRKCFNYPSCDDGVLEYLTNFSENGTVTHLLSTVWTTIEMSGQLTCSACSYVSCENVTEIVSVSDEVGEFGIILTMDPVAEDDNWELTCAASIPKYLDIFDWRSESGPIVQSDRISIHRGKTQFTYRSILKIHNVKIEDSQEYICTGTSTGNLTRSTGYRLEVKAARAPIITDTNLKKDEIIIDLKTQGRKRVDFHCFADGMPKPSISWFKDGTQLVINKEKYKFSNNSQKIKLEYPLEVDSGEYVCRAENRNGKVEVSQRITIKGFGIVSNRPVGLIILVVMLVVLVLILVIYVAMRVRRDRIMREELMEAGLTHFEKGAVESLNPDLTVDDQADLLPYDKKWEFPREKLKLGKHLGSGAFGVVLKAEALGICDGEAVTTVAVKMVRRAPNLMYISALASELKIMVHLGKHLNVVNLLGACTRNILKRELLVIVEFCRFGNLHNYLLRHRNSFINQIDKATGKLDLSIDLDLSTRLAYLRSNNRVKSMDSESDSVQYHTTAIDPQDIDMTADDPVLNSGSTQPGRSICRGDCKDSNFKTICTQDLLSWAFQVARGMEYLGQRRILHGDLAARNILLADDNVVKISDFGLAKSLYKEEMYKKNSDCPLPIKWLAIETMKDRIFSSQSDIWTFGIVLWEFFTLAETPYPGMEAETVYQKLIEGYRLEQPEYATLEVYDIMCQCWKAKPSLRPSFTELVDSVGKLLEDNVRAHYIELNAPYLNMNKTLLEGAMNDYLMMVSAPDHIMRSSPTHNCENSSESRTMVNSDYLRMSAKDAVETSPMLNNEEDEHYLKPINIHERRMKFAKNIGTVKNHVVHPDRDYANYTRPNNLELIDQNKINDGVAAKTELNWNSTANMGFAPTIHRAKEAYLGEEYWAESANL, encoded by the exons ATGGCTCCTGATCAAGAGGCCTATTATATAGTACATTTCCAGG AATTAGCCGGCAATATACTACCTGACCCAACAATTGTCAATAAAACATTGCTGCACGTAATAAAAGATGAAACTCTATACCTGAAGTGTATCATAACTACTTCGAGGGATCAAGACTACTATGATGCTTCTTGGATTCCAAAGCAACTA AGCGACAGAGTCACTACCTGGAACGATAGTCGGATTATTGAAAATTACATGGTTGAAAAGATGGTCTTATTGAAAGTCACAAACGTAACCTACAAGGACGAAGGTATTTACAAATGCAGAGTTGACAAGTTTATGTATGAGAAGATTTCACAGACGTATGTCCAGGTGCATG ATGGGTTATTGTATGCATTCATCAGGCTAACAACTCGGGATCCTAATAGATACTATACGCGTCATATTGGTGATGAAGTGGAATGGGTTGTGGACGTAGACGCATATCCTTTGCCTGAATTTAAATG GTTGAATACACATGGCGACGAAATTACAACGAGTTTGTTGACATCTGAGGAATCAAAATTTTCAATTGACAATGCATGTTGTAAGCCGATATTCAGAATCAACAATTTGGATTTAAATGACATGGGAATATATTCCATCCAGGCCAGGAATCAGTTCAAAATGGAAGCATTGAATTTTACGTTGGATATAATAG CTGGACCAAAAGTGTACATGAGCAAACCGAGCTTGTACTACTTTCCCAATCAGGTGGCAAAGGTAGAATGCCATGTGGAAGCGTTTCCGAAGCCGAATATTACCTGGAGTTACCGCAAATGCTTCAATTATCCTTCTTGCGACGATGGCGTTCTTGAGTACTTAACG AACTTTAGTGAAAATGGAACTGTGACTCATCTGCTCTCTACAGTATGGACGACCATTGAAATGTCCGGCCAGCTCACCTGTAGCGCATGCAGCTATGTTAGTTGCGAAAATGTCACCGAAATAGTGTCCGTTTCCG ATGAAGTCGGGGAATTTGGTATTATTCTTACGATGGACCCAGTAGCAGAGGATGACAACTGGGAGCTGACCTGTGCTGCTTCGATTCCTAAATATTTAGACATTTTTGATTGGAGGAGCGAAAGTGGTCCAATAGTACAATCTG ACAGAATTTCTATCCATCGAGGGAAGACGCAGTTCACGTATAGATCAATTTTAAAGATACACAACGTGAAAATAGAGGACTCGCAAGAATATATCTGTACAGGCACATCCACGGGTAATTTGACACGATCTACTGGATATCGTTTGGAAGTAAAGG CTGCACGAGCGCCTATTATTACCGATACCAATTTGAAGAAAGACGAGATAATCATTGACCTTAAAACACAAGGTCGCAAGAGAGTAGATTTTCACTGTTTCGCGGATGGTATGCCGAAACCAAGCATCAGTTGGTTTAAG GACGGAACACAGTTGGTaattaataaagaaaaatataagTTTTCCAATAACTCCCAAAAAATTAAACTGGAATATCCATTGGAAGTCGACAGCGGCGAGTACGTGTGTCGGGCGGAGAATCGAAATGGGAAAGTAGAAGTTTCTCAACGAATAACGATAAAAG GGTTCGGAATTGTAAGTAACAGACCTGTAGGTCTGATTATTTTAGTTGTTATGTTAGTAGTGCTCGTTCTGATCCTGGTGATCTACGTCGCCATGAGGGTTCGCCGTGATAGG ATAATGAGAGAGGAATTAATGGAGGCTGGTCTTACGCATTTCGAGAAAGGAGCTGTCGAGAGTTTGAATCCGGACTTGACAGTAGACGATCAGGCAGATCTCCTCCCTTATGATAAGAAATGGGAATTTCCCAGAGAAAAGTTGAAATTAG GAAAACATTTGGGAAGCGGCGCATTCGGTGTAGTTTTGAAAGCGGAAGCTCTGGGCATTTGCGATGGTGAGGCGGTTACTACTGTAGCGGTAAAAATGGTCCGCCGTGCTCCCAATCTCATGTATATCTCTGCACTTGCCAGCGAACTCAAGATCATGGTACATCTTGGCAAACATCTGAATGTTGTCAACCTTCTTGGCGCTTGTACAAGAAATATCTTGAAAC GTGAATTGTTAGTAATCGTAGAATTCTGCCGATTTGGAAATTTGCATAATTACTTGTTGAGGCATAGAAACAGCTTTATCAATCAGATCGATAAAGCTACTGGCAAATTAGATCTCAGTATCGATCTCGATCTATCGACTAGACTTGCCTATCTTCGCAGCAATAACAG GGTAAAATCTATGGATTCGGAATCCGATTCAGTGCAGTATCACACCACAGCTATAGATCCCCAGGACATCGATATGACGGCAGATGATCCCGTACTTAATAGCGGTTCTACTCAACCTGGACGGTCAATCTGTCGGGGAGACTGCAAGGACTCTAATTTCAAAACAATTTGCACGCAGGATTTGTTGTCCTGGGCATTCCAAGTGGCTCGTGGAATGGAATATCTTGGCCAGAGGAGA ATACTGCACGGTGACCTGGCCGCTAGAAATATCCTGCTGGCCGATGACAATGTGGTGAAGATATCTGACTTCGGTCTGGCCAAAAGTTTGTACAAAGAAGAAATGTATAAAAAGAATAGTGATTGTCCATTACCTATTAAGTGGTTGGCCATCGAAACAATGAAAGATCGAATTTTCTCCTCGCAGTCGGACATTTGGACGTTTGGCATAGTTCTGTGGGAGTTTTTCACGCTGGCTGAGACTCCGTATCCGGGAATGGAAGCGGAAACAGTGTATCAGAAGCTGATCGAGGGTTACAGATTGGAGCAGCCAGAATATGCCACCCTTGAAGT GTATGACATAATGTGTCAGTGTTGGAAGGCTAAGCCTTCTCTACGTCCGAGTTTCACGGAGCTTGTCGACAGCGTAGGAAAATTGTTGGAGGACAATGTTCGAGCG CACTACATTGAATTAAACGCCCCATATCTGAACATGAACAAAACTCTGCTTGAGGGCGCAATGAACGATTATCTAATGATGGTCTCTGCTCCCGACCACATCATGCGTTCTTCACCAACTCACAATTGCGAGAATTCCTCTGAATCTCGAACCATGGTGAACTCTGACTACTTGCGTATGAGTGCCAAGGACGCTGTGGAAACATCGCCTATGCTGAACAATGAGGAGGATGAGCACTATCTGAAACCTATTAATATTCATGAACGGAGGATGAAATTTGCCAAAAACATAGGAACGGTGAAGAATCATGTCGTGCATCCAGATCGGGATTACGCTAACTATACCCGACCGAATAATTTGGAGCTGATAGATCAGAATAAAATCAACGATGGGGTCGCAGCGAAGACGGAGCTCAACTGGAATTCGACGGCCAACATGGGGTTCGCTCCAACAATT caccGAGCGAAAGAAGCGTACCTAGGCGAAGAATACTGGGCCGAATCGGCGAATTTGTAG